TATTCGTCGGGCGTCGTATACGCTTCCTCGAGAACGCTATTCAGACGGGGCTGATTGAACGGTCCCGACATGTCGGAGTCGTCTTGGACGAGACGAATCCCACAGAGGAATAACGTCTGGGCGGGTGTGAACGCATTGAGCGTTCCGACCCCGACCTCGTCGGCTTTCGTCTCTAACTCCGACTCGAGGTGCTCATACGTGCGGCGGATCTGATCGAGTTTCGCAGCGGTGTCGGGGTCGACCTCGTCCGCCGGTCGGAATCCCGTGAGTGCGTCGGACCAGTCTTTGATGACTGCTTCACCGATGTGGTTTTTCAGCCACGCCGTCTCGTCTTCCCCGTGAGTTAGCTTCGAGCGGACGTCCTCGAGTGCGTGCTCGAGGGAGTCGTATTCGGAGACTGTGTCCGTCGGATAGATCTTTTGGCCTTGGATCTGGTTAATGAACGTCTTGGTCGAGGCGTACTCGTCGTGGAAGGTAGATCCGTCCCGATCGAAGTTGATGGCACTAAAGGTATCATTTGACCACCTTTTGAAGCCGAGTATGTCCCAAAAAGATTCTCGATCCAGTTCCGCCTCGTAGATCGGCTCGAGAAACATGACATGGGGGAAGACCACGTCGGTGACGTCGCCCCAACCGACTGCATCGGTGAAGGCAGTTGCCGTCTCTTGATCCAAGACCGTCGCGTGAGCAACACGGGCAATGATAGTGTACGCACCTCCGCGGCGACCCTCGCGATCAGCGAACAACAGACAATCTCCTTCCGTGGCGGGTTCGTCCTCCTGATCTCCCCATATTCGGAGGGTGTCGTGTTCGATCGGCGGATCGTAGACGGCTTCCACCTCGCTTCGTGGAACGCCCTCGATCACCGTCCGGTCGAAATTCGTTCGAATCGGGCCATCGCCGTTCTTCACGGGCACCTGATAGACTGTCGGGTCGGTGAACTGGCGAAGATCGGAGTTTCTCGAGGGTCGGTCGTCTGTGGCCGTTGGTTGATGGCTGGTCTGATCGGTTGTGATCGGTGCGAGTTTGAATCGGATCCCTTTCCGAGCGTTGCCCTCTGAATCGGGGATCTCCTCGAAGAAGTGTCCGGCGTACATGAACTGGCCGACATACTGCACACCCTCGGTTTCCATCGTGAAGAAGTGCAGTTCCCGTCCGTGCTCGAGGTGATCTCGGATCGCGCGGTTCCCGCGTTTCATTTCCATATCGCCGACCTGCCCCTCTCCAGTGTAGATCACGGTCCCGTCCGGGCGGATCTCGTCCTGATAGCCGTGTGCTTCTCCGGTGCCACCAGTGAAGAGAAAGACGACGGGTTCGTCTCTCGAGGGCGCGATTCCGCCCTGAATACTGCCCCCATATTTTGAGTGGAGGTTCTGGCGGTTGTAGGTCGAGTCGGGTACCAGCTCCACAGAAGAAAGACCGTGGAGTTGGTCGGCAACTGCGTCACCGGCTTCAGTGAGTTGGTTGTGATCGTCTGTTCGCTCTACGTAGCCGATCATTTGCAACCACTCGCGGTGGCGTGTCACCACACCTGGCGTCTCCATCTGACACTCTTCGAACTCGCCAACGAGCAGTTCCATGAGGTCCTCGTCGGTTCTGGGCTCGAGAGCTAACGCACGGAGGATTGTATCGAAGCCCTTGATGCTCGTGCGAAGCGCGTTGTACAAAACGATCGGATCCCGGTCCCTGAGATAACAGCGGCCGATTCGTGTACAGGAGTATGTGCCGTCTTGGTCCTCGATGAGGCCGAGTTCCTCGATGAAATTCAAGCGATCCGCAACCGAATCTGGGTTCTTCGCGTTCGTATTGGCAATGATCCAGTCGACGACTTCGTGTC
Above is a genomic segment from Natronorubrum aibiense containing:
- a CDS encoding AAA family ATPase, which encodes MTDERRMSTARFYGRIEDRLEIFTDLLSLLTQSTENDEGVPRHEVVDWIIANTNAKNPDSVADRLNFIEELGLIEDQDGTYSCTRIGRCYLRDRDPIVLYNALRTSIKGFDTILRALALEPRTDEDLMELLVGEFEECQMETPGVVTRHREWLQMIGYVERTDDHNQLTEAGDAVADQLHGLSSVELVPDSTYNRQNLHSKYGGSIQGGIAPSRDEPVVFLFTGGTGEAHGYQDEIRPDGTVIYTGEGQVGDMEMKRGNRAIRDHLEHGRELHFFTMETEGVQYVGQFMYAGHFFEEIPDSEGNARKGIRFKLAPITTDQTSHQPTATDDRPSRNSDLRQFTDPTVYQVPVKNGDGPIRTNFDRTVIEGVPRSEVEAVYDPPIEHDTLRIWGDQEDEPATEGDCLLFADREGRRGGAYTIIARVAHATVLDQETATAFTDAVGWGDVTDVVFPHVMFLEPIYEAELDRESFWDILGFKRWSNDTFSAINFDRDGSTFHDEYASTKTFINQIQGQKIYPTDTVSEYDSLEHALEDVRSKLTHGEDETAWLKNHIGEAVIKDWSDALTGFRPADEVDPDTAAKLDQIRRTYEHLESELETKADEVGVGTLNAFTPAQTLFLCGIRLVQDDSDMSGPFNQPRLNSVLEEAYTTPDEYPDQPSNVDHPLATHIQTTEPTIYKFTAPPDYWLTTVEFGSVSFEEGQQDRWGDLEEGDVAFLHSRVEPSTTELTNQPSGVIGIGIIGETFEKSDPWWLDEYHGRKEYSMVASFDRLFFTGNIARIDTTRGVAEKESSEIEQELSALTTDCLPIDSANQLCMNASGTAFPVQSSFGTFRTDDGKIDYDRPMALLEAMAADLTEVAPINPHKPLESTIPKDILEGLHFEDDLGEKILEQISTALRAGKHILLTGPPGTGKTEIAERVCEHLAETHPYLYSDFEMTTATADWSTFDTVGGYMPSESTEDGEDLSFTPGIVLNRLKNTQTGTQSNDLVVIDELNRADIDKAFGQLFTLLSGQSVQLPYTVDGREVELTTYDDLEGVPTSNQYIVPNSWRIFATMNAYDKTSLYEMSYAFMRRFAFVRVPAPTLPEATDSDDPVEDVVLDYAEAWDLEITRREAGAVGRVWRQANTAVEERSIGPAIIKDVLEYVTQHPDDHLPYHLTQAVISYIFPQLEGVPKRNTIVREITSVPDIETSLLHGAAREMLQVSLATNE